GTGCCTGCGGCGGAACGTGTCGGTGCTGGCGGCCGGGGTGTTCAACGGCGGTGTCCTGGCCACCGACGAGCTCGGCGCGGAAGCGATGTTCGACTACTCGCCTGCCGCGCCGGAGCTGCGCGCGAGGGTCGCCGCGATCGCGGAGGTGGTCCACCGGCACGGCGCGAGCCTTCCGCAGGTGGCGATGGCCTTCGCCGGGGCGCACCCGGCTGTCGCCAGCGTCGTGGTGGGCGCGCGGTCCGCGGCGGAGGTACGCCGCAACGCCGAGCTGTTCGAGCGGCCGGTGCCCGCCGAGGTTTGGGCGGACCTGGCCGAGGCCGGGCTGCCGGTGATCGGCGCGTAGGCGGCCACCGGACGCGAATTGGGCTTGGCCGGAGATCGCCGGCGGACGGACGATGGGGGGCGGACATCCCGGCCCGAGCCGGGCCGAATCGGAAAGGTCGTGCATGTTCACCGGACTCAGCGCATTCCCGCTCACCCCGACCGGCGAAGCCGGGATCGACGAACAGGGATTCCGGAAGCTCGTCGGGCGCTTGGCCGCGGCAGGCGTCGATTCGATCGGCGCGCTCGGTTCCACCGGCGGGTACGCCTACCTCACCCGCGAGGAGCGTTCCCGGGCCGCCCGGATCGCCGTGGACGCGGCAGGCGATGTCCCGGTCATGGTCGGCATCGGCGCTCTGCGGACCTCCGACGTCCTGGCCCTGGCCGAAGACGCCCAGAACGCGGGCGCGTCGGCGGTGCTGCTCGCTCCGGTGTCCTACCAGCAGCTCACCGATGACGAGGTCTTCGGGCTGTACGAAGACGTCGCCGCGGGGTTGTCCGTTCCGCTGTGCGTGTACGACAACCCCGGCACCACGCACTTCCGCTTCAGCGACGAGCTGCACGCGCGCATCGCATCCCTGCCCAACGTCGGTGCAGTGAAGATCCCGGGCATTCCCGAAGACCAGGCGCCCACCAGGATCGCCGCGTTGCGGAACGCGTTGCCCGAAGGAGTTGCCCTGGGCGTCAGCGGCGACCAGTTCGCGGCCGGTGGGCTCAACGCCGGTGCCGACGTGTGGTTCAGCGTCATCGGCGGCCTCCTGCCCGAGGAATGCTTGGCGATCACTCGCGCGGCACGGCACGACGCCGCCCGAGCGGTGGAGCTGTCCCAGCGCATGACGCCGCTGTGGAAGTTGTTCGAGCGCTACGGCAGCCTTCGCGTCACCTCCGCCGCAGCCGAACACCTCGGGCTCATCGGCTCCCCGAACCTGCCCAGGCCTCTCCGCGGCCTCCCGGCCGAGGCCCGGCGCGAAGTCGCTGACGTGTTCGAAGCCCTGGAAGTGCGCGCGTGAAGGGTCTTTTCGCCCAGTCGGTTACGCGCCAGTGATCCCCCAGCGGGGGCCCGAAAACAGGTTGACCTCCAGTGCGCCCGAAGTCCTAGTGTGGAGCCGATTCCGATCGGTTGAGGAGATCTCGATGACGGTGTTGGTGACCGGGGCGACGGGGAACGTCGGACGCTGCGTGGTCGATCGCCTGCTGGCCTCCGGTGCGGAGGTGCGGGCGCTGACCAGGCGCCCGGACGCGGCTGGCCTGCCCGCCGAGGTCGAGCTGTTCGCCGGTGGGCTGGGTGATGCGGAGTCGCTGGCGGAGGCGCTGAGCGGGGTCGACCGGGTCTTCCTGTTCCCGGTGCCCGAGAGCACGGCCACCTTCGTGGCGCAGGCTGCGGCCGCGGGTGTCCAGCGGGTCGTGGTGCTGTCGTCGATGGCGGTCGAGTTCGGTGCCGAGAACGCGATCGGGCAGCGCCACCGGCTGGTCGAGCAGGCGGTCGCCGACGGGGGTTTCGAGTGGACGTTCCTGCGGCCGGGAGCGTTCGCCGCCAACACGCTGGCCTGGGCGGAGCCGATCCGCGCGGAAGGCGTGGTGCGGGAGCCGTTCCCGGAAGCGCAGCAGACGTCGATCCACGAGGACGACATCGCCGCGGTGGCGGTCGCGGCGCTGCTGGAGGACGGGCACGCCGGGAAGTCCTACCTGCTGACCGGCCCGGAACGGATCAGCACGGCCGACCAGGTGCGCGCGATCGGTGCCGCGATCGGCCGCGAGGTCCGTCTCGAAGCGGAGCCGCCGGAGCAGGCGAAGGCGCGCTTGGTGGCCGAAGGCGTGCCGGCAGCGGTCGTGGACACCCTGTTCGACCTCCGCGGAGCGGACCAGGACCTCGACGACCCGGTGCCGACGGTGGAGCAGGTGACCGGGCGCCCGGCCCGCACCTTCGCCCAGTGGGCTGTCGACCACGCGGACGATTTCCGCTGAGCGGCTGGAAAATCAATCGAGCACGGGATGGTGCGGCAGCTAATGTCCTGACATGGCTACCATTTCCGTTCCCTACCACCTCGACGAGCTGCTGCCCGAATCCGCTCTGGGAGTGAGCACCACGACTCGGGTGGTGCGCCAATTGCCGGACGGCGACGTGTGGCAGCGCCTCGGCGCGCTGTACCCGGCCGTCGCCGACGAGGTGGCGGCCGCGGTGCGCGGGGGTGAGCTGCCGTCCGTGATCTCCGGGGACTGCATGGTGTCGCTGGCGGTCCTCGCCGGTCTGCAGCGGGCGGAGGTGGCGCCGTCGGTGGTCTGGTTCGACGCGCACGGCGACGTGCAGAGCCCGGAGACCACGGAATCCGGCTACGCGGGCGGAATGCCGTTGCGCCTGGCGGTCGGCGACCACCCGAAGCTGCTGGCCGATGTCATCGGCCTCCGCCCGCTGCCGGAGCCCCGGGTGCTGCTGGTCGGCGCGCGCGATCTGGACCGGGCCGAGGTCGAATACCTGGAGAGCTCGGAGATCGCGCGGGCCGAGGTCGAGGCGGCCGCCGAAGAGCTGCCCGACGGGCCGATCCTCCTGCACATCGACCTCGACGTGATCGATGCGGCCGAGCTGTCGGACCTCCGCTTCCCGGTGTCCGGCGGGCCGTCGGCGGCCGCGGTGCTGGACGCCGCCCGGCGGATCCTGGCGACCGGTCGCGTCCGGGCCCTCGACATCGCTTGCACCTGGTACCCGGGTGCCCCGGTGGCGAGCCGCACCCGGATCGTCGAGGAACTGCTGGCCGCGGCGGGTTAGCAGCCGAATCGACCGGCGGAGCAACCTCCCGCCCCGCCGCGCGTCCAAACAGCAGGAGCGAGACCGGGCCGCAGCCGGTCTCGCGGCAGCGGAACCACCTCCTGGCGGCGAGGGACCCCTCGGCCCGTCGCCCACCGCTGCCGAGGGCGGGGTAGCGCGGGGCAGGGCGTCCCGCCCGCTCCTCGGGCGTGGTTCCCCCGATCCGCCCCTGGGGGAACCACGCCGCTGAAATCCACAGTGGACGCGAAGCGGCCCGCCCCCTGCCGAGAGGACGGGCCGCTGGTGCTGCTCAGGTGATCAGTCGACCCAGTCCAGGGTCTTGGACACCGCCTTCTGCCACTGCGAGTACTGCCTCTCGCGCAGCTCGGTCGGCATCTTCGGGTCCCACTGCTTGTCCTTGGCCCAGTTGGAGCGGATGTCCTCCTCGCTGCCCCAGAAGCCCACCGCCAGGCCCGCCGCGTAGGCCGCGCCCAGCGCCGTGGTCTCCGCGACGACCGGGCGGATCACCGGCACGCCGAGGATGTCGGCCTGGAACTGCATCAGCAGCTCGTTGCCGACCATGCCGCCGTCGACCTTCAGCGACTTCAGCGGCACACCGGAGTCGGCGTTCATCGCCTCGATGACCTCGCGGGTCTGGAACGCCGTGGCCTCCAGCACCGCGCGGGCCAGGTGACCGCGGTTGACGTAGCGGGTCAGGCCGACGATCGCGCCGCGCGCGTCGGAGCGCCAGTGCGGTGCGAACAGCCCGGAGAACGCTGGCACGAAGTAGGCGCCGCCGTTGTCCTCCACGCTGCTGGCGACCTGCTCGATCTCCGGAGCGCTGGCGATCAGCCCGAGGTTGTCCCGCAGCCACTGCACCAGCGAACCGGTGACCGCGATGGAGCCCTCCAGGCAGTACACCGTTTCGTTGCCGCCGATCTTGTAGCCGACGGTGGTGAGCAGCCCGTTCTCGCTGATCACCCGCTCGGTGCCGGTGTTGAGCAGCACGAAGTTGCCGGTGCCGTAGGTGTTCTTGGCCTCGCCGGGCGACAGGCAGGCCTGGCCGAAGGTGGCCGCCTGCTGGTCGCCGAGGATGCCCGCGATCGGGATGCCCGCGAACACGCCGCGCTCCCGGAACTTGCCGTAGACCTCCGAGGAGGAGCGGATCTCCGGCAGCATCGCCATCGGCACGCCGAGCTCGGCGCAGATGTCGGCGTCCCACGCCAGCCGCTCGAGGTCCATCAGCATCGTGCGGGAGGCGTTGGTCGGGTCGGTGATGTGCAGCCCGCCGTCCGGGCCACCGGTGCAGTTCCACAGCACCCAGGTGTCCATGTTGCCGAACAGCAGCTCACCGCGTTCGGCGCGCTCGCGGGTGCCCTCGACGTTGTCCAGGATCCACTTCACCTTGGGACCGGAGAAGTAGGTCGCCAGCGGCAGCCCGGTCTTGCGCTGGTACCGGTTCTGCCCGTCCTCGCCGGCGGCGAGGGCGTTGACGATCTCGTCGGTGCGGGTGTCCTGCCAGACGATCGCGTTGTACACCGGCTTGCCGGTGGCCTTCTCCCAGACCACGGTGGTTTCCCGCTGGTTGGTGATCCCGACGGCGACGACGTCGGAGGACACCAGGTCGGCCTTGGCGAGCGCGCCCGCGCACACCTGCCGGGTGTTGGTCCAGATCTCGACCGGGTCGTGCTCGACCCAGCCTGCCTTCGGGAAGATCTGCCGGTGCTCGACCTGATCGACGGCGACGACCCGACCGGAGTGGTCGAAGATCATGCACCGGGTCGAGGTCGTGCCCTGGTCGATGGCGGCGACATAAGAGGCCATCTGTCGTTCTACCTTCCTATGTGGACTGGGTCTGGTCAGCTGGCGATGGGCAGTGCGAGGGCCAGCGCACCCGCCAGCACACCACCGAGGATCGGGCCGACGATCGGCACCCAGGAGTATCCCCAGTCCGCCGAGCCCTTGCCGCGGATGGGCAGGATCGCGTAGGCGATGCGCGGGCCGAGGTCGCGAGCCGGGTTGATGGCGTAGCCGGTCGGGCCGCCGAGCGAGTTGCCGATGCCGATCACCAGGAAGGCGACCGCGGCGTAACCCAGCGCGGAGTTGCCGAAGGTCGGCACGCCGTCCGTGCCGCCGGGGCCCGCCTGCGGGCTGAGGATGATCCAGAAGACCAGCACGAAGGTGGCGATGGTCTCGGTCACGAGGTTCCACGGGGCGTTTCGCACCGTCGGCGCGGTGGAGAAGATGCCGAGCGTGTTGCGCGGGTCGTCGTGGGTGTCGAACTGCAGCTTGTAGACCGCCCAGCACAGCACGGCGCCCAGGGTGCCGCCGATGAGCTGCGCGACGATGTAGACCGGCACGTCCGACCACGCGGTCTGGCCGTTCACCGCCAGCCCCAGGGTGACCGCCGGGTTGATGTGCGCTCCGGTCGGCTCCGCGATGCTGGCACCCGCGAAGACCGCGAAGCCCCAGCCGAAGTTGACCATCAGGAAACCGGTGTCGTGCCCGCCGGTCTTGCGCAGGACGTTGTTGGCCACGACGCCGCAGCCCATCAACGTGAGTACCGCCGTCCCCAGCAACTCCCAGAGGAAGATCTCCCCGAGACTGATCGTCATTCTTGCCGTTCCCCTCTTCATGCCGCCGTTGGCACAGGCGGGACTTGACTGTCCGACATGGAGTGAGTCGGGACGGTACTGCCGCATGTCAACACGTGTCCATGCATGCCGCCAGTCGTGGGTACGGGGTTGCTCCGTACCGCCCAGCGCACCGGCTCGGCGGTGCGGGGCCGGTCCCGCCGGCAGCGCGACCCGACGTCGCTCCATACTGTGCGGTAACATTAGACTTGGGGAAAACAACGCTGCAAGACGCCTCCGATGGTGTTTTTATCGAGTTGGCTGGTTCGGGAGTGAGGGGGACGATGATGTCCGCTCGGCGTCCGTCCGAGAAGCAGCAGGACCGCAGACGCAAGATCACCGAGCTGGTGATGGCCGAGGGCACGCTGCGCATCGACGACCTCGTCACGACCATCGGCGCCAGCGCGATGACCGTCTACCGCGATCTCGCCGACCTCGAGTCGCAGGGACTGGTGCACCGCAACCGGGGCAACGTCTCCGCGGCGTCGTCGCTGCTGTACGAGGCGGCATCGGAATTCCGCCTGCCGCAGAACAAGGACGAGAAGGAAGAGCTCGCCCGCGCCGCCGCCGAACTGGTCGAACCCGGCCAGGCGCTGGTGCTGGACGACTCGACCACCGGCGTCTACCTGGCCCGGCTGCTGCCGGAGCGGGCCCCGCTGACCGTGGTCACCAACCACCGCGGGGTGTTCGACGAGCTGCGCAACGCGCCGGGGATCAGCCTGATCTGCGTGGGCGGCGACTACCTGCCGTGGGCGGACGCCTTCGTCGGCGGCATGGCGCTTGACGCGCTGCGCAACCTGCGGGTGGACCTGGCGATCATGTCGGTCTCCGCGGTCACCGACGGGATCTGCTGCTACCCGCAGCAGGAGATGGTGCAGATAAAGAAGGCCATGCTCGCCTCCGCGCGGCGCCGCGTGCTCTACGTCGACCACACCAAGTTCCGCAGGCGGGCGCTGCACGCGGTGGCGCCGGTGGAGGACTTCGACATCGTCATCGTCGATTCGAAGACCGACAGCGCGGACATCGAGGTGCTGCGCGACCGCGGCGCGCTGGTCGAGCAGGCGGGCAGAACGCGCGGTGTCGCGGCGGGCACGCAGCGTGCTGGTCGGGCATGATGACCATTCGTCGAGGTCCGGTTCCCGCGTCGGCGGTGGTGCGGGGCGGCCTGCGCGACCGCTTTCGGCGGCCCGGAGACGTCCTCGCGCGAAGGCCGAGCGCGCGCAGCGGGGAAAGCCGAGTCCCACCCCGCTAGCGGCTGCCGCCGCTGCTGGAAGAACTGATGGTGGGACGCGATTCGAGCGAGGAGGACGCGGTGTCCGAAGA
This portion of the Saccharopolyspora antimicrobica genome encodes:
- a CDS encoding dihydrodipicolinate synthase family protein is translated as MFTGLSAFPLTPTGEAGIDEQGFRKLVGRLAAAGVDSIGALGSTGGYAYLTREERSRAARIAVDAAGDVPVMVGIGALRTSDVLALAEDAQNAGASAVLLAPVSYQQLTDDEVFGLYEDVAAGLSVPLCVYDNPGTTHFRFSDELHARIASLPNVGAVKIPGIPEDQAPTRIAALRNALPEGVALGVSGDQFAAGGLNAGADVWFSVIGGLLPEECLAITRAARHDAARAVELSQRMTPLWKLFERYGSLRVTSAAAEHLGLIGSPNLPRPLRGLPAEARREVADVFEALEVRA
- a CDS encoding NAD(P)H-binding protein; translation: MTVLVTGATGNVGRCVVDRLLASGAEVRALTRRPDAAGLPAEVELFAGGLGDAESLAEALSGVDRVFLFPVPESTATFVAQAAAAGVQRVVVLSSMAVEFGAENAIGQRHRLVEQAVADGGFEWTFLRPGAFAANTLAWAEPIRAEGVVREPFPEAQQTSIHEDDIAAVAVAALLEDGHAGKSYLLTGPERISTADQVRAIGAAIGREVRLEAEPPEQAKARLVAEGVPAAVVDTLFDLRGADQDLDDPVPTVEQVTGRPARTFAQWAVDHADDFR
- a CDS encoding arginase family protein, which translates into the protein MATISVPYHLDELLPESALGVSTTTRVVRQLPDGDVWQRLGALYPAVADEVAAAVRGGELPSVISGDCMVSLAVLAGLQRAEVAPSVVWFDAHGDVQSPETTESGYAGGMPLRLAVGDHPKLLADVIGLRPLPEPRVLLVGARDLDRAEVEYLESSEIARAEVEAAAEELPDGPILLHIDLDVIDAAELSDLRFPVSGGPSAAAVLDAARRILATGRVRALDIACTWYPGAPVASRTRIVEELLAAAG
- the glpK gene encoding glycerol kinase GlpK codes for the protein MASYVAAIDQGTTSTRCMIFDHSGRVVAVDQVEHRQIFPKAGWVEHDPVEIWTNTRQVCAGALAKADLVSSDVVAVGITNQRETTVVWEKATGKPVYNAIVWQDTRTDEIVNALAAGEDGQNRYQRKTGLPLATYFSGPKVKWILDNVEGTRERAERGELLFGNMDTWVLWNCTGGPDGGLHITDPTNASRTMLMDLERLAWDADICAELGVPMAMLPEIRSSSEVYGKFRERGVFAGIPIAGILGDQQAATFGQACLSPGEAKNTYGTGNFVLLNTGTERVISENGLLTTVGYKIGGNETVYCLEGSIAVTGSLVQWLRDNLGLIASAPEIEQVASSVEDNGGAYFVPAFSGLFAPHWRSDARGAIVGLTRYVNRGHLARAVLEATAFQTREVIEAMNADSGVPLKSLKVDGGMVGNELLMQFQADILGVPVIRPVVAETTALGAAYAAGLAVGFWGSEEDIRSNWAKDKQWDPKMPTELRERQYSQWQKAVSKTLDWVD
- a CDS encoding MIP/aquaporin family protein, which translates into the protein MSLGEIFLWELLGTAVLTLMGCGVVANNVLRKTGGHDTGFLMVNFGWGFAVFAGASIAEPTGAHINPAVTLGLAVNGQTAWSDVPVYIVAQLIGGTLGAVLCWAVYKLQFDTHDDPRNTLGIFSTAPTVRNAPWNLVTETIATFVLVFWIILSPQAGPGGTDGVPTFGNSALGYAAVAFLVIGIGNSLGGPTGYAINPARDLGPRIAYAILPIRGKGSADWGYSWVPIVGPILGGVLAGALALALPIAS
- a CDS encoding DeoR/GlpR family DNA-binding transcription regulator; its protein translation is MSARRPSEKQQDRRRKITELVMAEGTLRIDDLVTTIGASAMTVYRDLADLESQGLVHRNRGNVSAASSLLYEAASEFRLPQNKDEKEELARAAAELVEPGQALVLDDSTTGVYLARLLPERAPLTVVTNHRGVFDELRNAPGISLICVGGDYLPWADAFVGGMALDALRNLRVDLAIMSVSAVTDGICCYPQQEMVQIKKAMLASARRRVLYVDHTKFRRRALHAVAPVEDFDIVIVDSKTDSADIEVLRDRGALVEQAGRTRGVAAGTQRAGRA